In the genome of Fibrobacter sp., one region contains:
- a CDS encoding dTDP-glucose 4,6-dehydratase, whose product MKNIVITGGAGFIGSHVVRLFVNKYPEYNIINLDKLTYAGNLANLKDIEDKPNYKFVKMDICDFDAFYKLMQDEKIDGIIHLAAESHVDRSIKDPFTFARTNVMGTLSLLQAAKLYWESLPEKYEGKRFYHISTDEVYGALTMNHPEGIEPPFTTTASSSEHHLAYGDDFFYETTKYTPHSPYSASKAGSDHFVRAFHDTYGMPTIVTNCSNNYGPYQFPEKLIPLFINNIRHKKPLPVYGKGENVRDWLFVEDHARAIDVIFHNGKIAETYNIGGFNEWKNIDIIKVVIKTVDKLLGRAENEDLDLITYVTDRLGHDARYAIDSTKLQKELGWEPSLQFEEGIEKTVRWYLDNQEWLDNITSGDYAQYYENMYKNR is encoded by the coding sequence ATGAAGAATATTGTTATTACTGGCGGTGCAGGCTTTATCGGAAGCCATGTGGTACGTCTTTTTGTGAACAAGTACCCGGAATACAACATTATTAACTTGGATAAGTTGACCTATGCAGGCAACTTGGCCAACCTGAAGGATATCGAAGACAAACCCAACTACAAGTTCGTGAAGATGGACATCTGCGACTTCGACGCCTTCTACAAGCTCATGCAGGACGAAAAGATCGACGGTATCATCCATCTGGCTGCCGAAAGCCATGTGGACCGTTCCATCAAGGATCCGTTCACCTTCGCTCGCACCAATGTGATGGGCACCTTGAGCCTGCTCCAGGCTGCAAAGCTCTACTGGGAATCCTTGCCCGAAAAGTACGAAGGCAAGCGCTTCTACCATATTTCTACCGACGAAGTCTATGGCGCTCTGACCATGAACCATCCGGAAGGTATCGAGCCGCCGTTCACCACCACGGCCTCCAGCTCCGAGCATCACCTGGCCTACGGCGACGACTTCTTCTACGAGACTACAAAGTATACTCCGCATAGCCCGTACTCTGCAAGTAAGGCTGGTTCCGACCATTTCGTTCGCGCCTTCCACGACACCTACGGCATGCCCACCATCGTGACCAACTGCTCCAATAACTACGGCCCCTACCAGTTCCCGGAAAAGTTGATCCCGCTGTTTATTAATAATATCCGCCACAAGAAGCCGCTGCCGGTTTACGGCAAGGGCGAGAACGTTCGCGACTGGCTCTTTGTTGAAGACCACGCCCGCGCTATCGACGTCATCTTCCATAACGGTAAGATTGCTGAGACTTATAATATTGGTGGCTTCAATGAATGGAAGAACATCGATATTATCAAGGTGGTGATCAAGACCGTGGATAAGCTCCTGGGCCGCGCCGAAAACGAGGACCTGGATTTGATCACCTACGTTACCGACCGCCTGGGCCACGACGCCCGCTACGCCATCGACAGCACCAAGCTGCAGAAGGAACTTGGCTGGGAACCGTCCCTGCAGTTCGAGGAAGGTATCGAAAAGACGGTGCGCTGGTACCTGGACAATCAGGAATGGCTAGATAATATTACTAGCGGCGATTACGCCCAGTACTACGAAAATATGTACAAGAATCGCTAA
- a CDS encoding OmpA family protein, which translates to MKKTNKTFKKGAAIALATLMAAGSAFAQNGMGGGRDGMHQIDAHTLGQWHVSFGVGAMASADSWSLAGGGVMTGDEGQTIGLNETGYSADIGANFAIGLTNWLDAGINFPIHFDSGTDNQNYIGNSSLAGVGIGDIDLWGKLRFLGGNKSIFTSALLVQFYVPTGDEEVGMRPRHSWYLDKKTMAYSSGYAALAGGLVFSLDFTRFNIPVRWNGQISYLHSFDENPSSSLLYSTGVNVVPFRALDFFLEFSGEMRLDSDPYYIEPIMDPMTITPGVRFHMNDNMDLALGIEMAPRMFRNIGFDWKKEMDYGEDFIITKIDDQDRENKYRYSANPLFAASAALTWRFGGDERINGINVDSLVRVRSEILAKAKVDSIMRNMKADTITVSKIDTVNKVDTVSVSKVDTIAKVDTISKVDTLTRVDTLKIVDSAEIAKNQAKMDSIAAAAAQDKAKADSIAAAAAQDKAKMDSIANEAAKNKAQMDSLARLSGDDDKDGVPNMVDKCPDTQPGLKVGADGCEVDTDNDGVTDSKDKCPESHAGAPVDEEGCEFDEDEDGIVDALDKCLHTLSDVNVDDKGCPTNKDEDLDKLKSQITFKKGTAKINKKSNKAMDKIAKLMIARPNLRIEIQGHCDEKKTAEDNQEMSVLRAQAVVDYLVGKGVPSKYVRAAGFGDTQLLVQPKMDKKGRKAKTNPKNNRVEFAPHVKKPKKKAEAPAAEAAAAQAAAPKAETQVAPAPAAAPATAAAPAPAATPAKAEAPKAEAAAPAAPAKEAPKAEAPKAEAKPAAEPAKGGFKQDAPKAAPAKK; encoded by the coding sequence ATGAAGAAAACAAACAAAACCTTCAAGAAGGGAGCAGCAATCGCGCTGGCCACATTGATGGCCGCAGGTTCCGCTTTCGCACAGAATGGCATGGGCGGTGGTCGTGACGGTATGCACCAGATCGACGCCCATACCCTCGGTCAGTGGCACGTATCCTTCGGTGTCGGAGCCATGGCATCCGCAGACTCCTGGTCTCTTGCAGGCGGCGGCGTCATGACCGGCGACGAAGGCCAGACCATCGGCTTGAACGAAACCGGCTACTCCGCAGACATTGGTGCAAACTTTGCTATCGGTCTTACCAACTGGTTGGATGCAGGTATCAACTTCCCCATCCACTTCGACTCCGGTACCGATAACCAGAACTACATCGGCAACAGCTCCCTGGCAGGTGTCGGCATCGGTGATATCGACCTCTGGGGCAAGCTCCGCTTCCTCGGTGGCAACAAGTCCATCTTCACCTCCGCATTGTTGGTCCAATTCTATGTGCCGACCGGTGACGAAGAAGTGGGTATGCGCCCCCGTCACTCCTGGTACCTGGACAAGAAGACCATGGCCTACAGTTCCGGCTACGCAGCCTTGGCTGGCGGTCTGGTATTCAGCCTGGACTTCACCCGCTTCAACATCCCCGTCCGTTGGAATGGTCAGATCAGCTACCTCCACTCCTTCGACGAAAATCCGTCCAGTTCCTTGCTTTACAGCACCGGTGTGAACGTGGTTCCGTTCCGCGCTCTTGACTTCTTCCTGGAATTCTCCGGCGAAATGCGTCTTGATAGCGACCCGTACTACATCGAACCGATCATGGATCCTATGACCATTACCCCGGGTGTCCGTTTCCACATGAACGACAACATGGACCTGGCCCTCGGCATCGAAATGGCTCCGCGTATGTTTAGAAACATCGGCTTCGACTGGAAGAAGGAAATGGATTACGGTGAAGACTTCATCATCACCAAGATCGACGACCAGGACCGCGAAAACAAGTACCGCTACTCTGCCAACCCGCTCTTCGCAGCATCCGCAGCCCTCACCTGGCGCTTCGGTGGCGACGAACGCATCAACGGCATCAATGTGGACTCCCTGGTCCGCGTCCGTTCCGAAATCCTGGCCAAGGCAAAGGTCGACTCCATCATGCGTAACATGAAGGCCGACACCATTACCGTTTCCAAGATCGACACCGTCAACAAGGTCGATACCGTTTCTGTTTCCAAGGTCGATACTATCGCCAAGGTTGACACCATCTCCAAGGTTGACACCCTGACCCGCGTCGACACACTCAAGATCGTTGACTCTGCAGAAATCGCAAAGAACCAGGCCAAGATGGATTCCATCGCAGCAGCAGCAGCCCAGGACAAGGCCAAGGCAGACTCCATCGCAGCAGCAGCAGCCCAGGACAAGGCCAAGATGGATTCCATCGCCAACGAAGCTGCCAAGAACAAGGCTCAGATGGATTCTCTCGCAAGACTCTCCGGCGACGACGACAAGGACGGCGTTCCCAACATGGTGGACAAGTGCCCGGATACCCAGCCTGGCCTCAAGGTCGGTGCCGATGGTTGTGAAGTTGATACCGACAACGACGGCGTAACTGATTCTAAGGACAAGTGCCCGGAATCTCATGCTGGTGCTCCGGTTGACGAAGAAGGTTGCGAATTCGACGAAGACGAAGACGGCATTGTTGATGCTCTCGACAAGTGCTTGCATACCTTGAGTGACGTAAACGTTGACGACAAGGGCTGCCCCACCAACAAGGACGAAGACCTTGACAAGCTCAAGAGCCAGATCACCTTCAAGAAGGGTACCGCCAAGATCAACAAGAAGTCCAACAAGGCAATGGACAAGATTGCCAAGTTGATGATCGCTCGCCCGAACCTCCGCATCGAAATCCAGGGTCACTGCGACGAAAAGAAGACTGCAGAAGACAACCAGGAAATGTCCGTGCTCCGCGCACAGGCTGTGGTTGACTACCTCGTAGGCAAGGGCGTTCCCTCCAAGTACGTCCGTGCAGCAGGCTTCGGCGACACCCAGCTCCTGGTCCAGCCCAAGATGGACAAGAAGGGCCGTAAGGCAAAGACCAACCCGAAGAACAACCGCGTTGAATTTGCACCTCACGTAAAGAAGCCGAAGAAGAAGGCTGAAGCTCCGGCTGCTGAAGCAGCTGCAGCACAGGCTGCAGCCCCCAAGGCTGAAACCCAGGTAGCTCCGGCTCCTGCAGCAGCTCCGGCGACCGCAGCAGCTCCGGCACCTGCAGCAACACCCGCTAAGGCAGAAGCTCCCAAGGCAGAAGCAGCAGCACCGGCCGCTCCCGCAAAGGAAGCCCCGAAGGCTGAAGCTCCCAAGGCCGAAGCAAAGCCCGCTGCAGAACCTGCAAAGGGCGGCTTCAAGCAGGACGCCCCCAAGGCCGCTCCCGCCAAGAAGTAA